One window from the genome of Paenibacillus azoreducens encodes:
- a CDS encoding ABC transporter permease, with amino-acid sequence MRMLLRAEAMKTQWKIVLLLILLDTLINAAMGVEQLNSLKEFFKPSWTTLYIHSVNLHSMFFYPLYCGILASLLCMYEHRDGGWKLVMGFPGPRHKIFFAKYLVLIGILALVQVVFMLGYLTAGMLAGAPGSLPWGTLVYTGLGGWIGILPLAALQLIVSIKVRNFGASLALSVGYVVPNIVLTGFHSSIGAWLPFTIPYYVMMPQTAIFAPRVEPYSLWAITLFTGLVYLLIGRRFFEKRDWL; translated from the coding sequence ATGAGAATGCTGTTACGTGCCGAAGCGATGAAAACCCAATGGAAAATTGTTCTTTTGCTGATTTTGCTGGACACGCTTATCAATGCAGCCATGGGCGTGGAACAGCTCAATAGTCTGAAGGAATTTTTTAAACCAAGCTGGACCACTCTTTATATACACAGCGTAAATCTTCACTCTATGTTTTTTTATCCTCTCTATTGTGGGATACTGGCCTCATTACTATGCATGTACGAGCATCGGGACGGCGGATGGAAGCTCGTGATGGGATTTCCCGGCCCGCGGCATAAAATCTTTTTTGCTAAATACCTGGTGTTAATAGGGATTCTGGCGCTGGTACAGGTTGTATTTATGCTGGGTTATCTTACTGCAGGAATGCTGGCCGGGGCTCCGGGAAGTCTTCCTTGGGGGACTCTGGTGTATACTGGTCTTGGTGGATGGATAGGTATTCTTCCGCTCGCTGCTTTGCAGCTTATCGTTTCCATAAAAGTGCGTAATTTCGGGGCTTCCCTTGCCTTGTCCGTTGGTTATGTCGTTCCGAATATTGTGCTGACCGGTTTTCATTCCTCGATCGGAGCTTGGCTCCCGTTTACAATTCCCTATTATGTTATGATGCCGCAGACGGCAATCTTTGCGCCAAGAGTTGAACCGTATAGTTTATGGGCTATTACGTTATTTACGGGATTGGTTTATTTGCTTATCGGGCGGCGCTTTTT